One Natrinema halophilum genomic window carries:
- a CDS encoding riboflavin synthase, with the protein MYTGIAETSGEVTAVESAGEGRRIQIRADIFDDIEAGDSICVSGVCLTAETVTDGAISCFAAAETLERSWFSDLESGDHVNLERPLQPDDRMGGHIVEGHVEASGEILDISELEEGWDFVISKPSGLDSYIVEKGYITIEGMSLTVTDVDADRFSVTIIPETHNRSNLSEKDEGDNVNLETDVVARYVEGMVQKS; encoded by the coding sequence ATGTATACTGGTATTGCTGAAACTAGTGGCGAAGTGACGGCAGTCGAATCGGCTGGCGAAGGACGCCGAATTCAAATTCGCGCCGATATATTCGACGATATTGAGGCTGGCGACAGTATTTGCGTGAGTGGCGTTTGTCTGACTGCAGAAACCGTTACCGATGGGGCTATTTCCTGTTTTGCAGCAGCGGAGACGCTTGAACGCTCGTGGTTCTCGGATCTCGAGTCGGGTGATCATGTCAACCTCGAACGGCCACTGCAACCGGACGATCGCATGGGCGGACATATCGTCGAAGGACATGTCGAGGCGAGTGGCGAAATTCTGGACATATCGGAACTTGAGGAGGGATGGGACTTCGTCATCTCGAAACCATCGGGACTCGACTCGTACATCGTCGAGAAAGGATATATCACAATCGAGGGGATGAGTCTGACCGTCACCGATGTCGACGCTGACCGGTTCTCCGTAACCATCATTCCGGAAACTCACAACCGTTCGAATCTCTCAGAGAAGGATGAGGGTGATAACGTCAATTTGGAGACCGATGTCGTTGCGAGGTACGTTGAGGGGATGGTACAGAAGTCGTGA
- a CDS encoding DUF7553 family protein, which yields MTQDLQQARNELEEAAKSADDDDVRGDIRETTDALADYVMGDQQPDHAILDTHLNTLRQARERADGTTETKLEAAIEVVEDYRETIDQA from the coding sequence ATGACACAGGACCTCCAGCAGGCCCGAAACGAACTCGAGGAGGCGGCGAAATCGGCCGACGACGATGACGTCCGTGGGGACATCCGCGAAACGACGGACGCGCTCGCGGACTACGTGATGGGCGATCAGCAACCCGATCACGCCATTCTCGACACCCACCTCAACACCCTCCGACAGGCCCGCGAACGGGCGGATGGGACGACGGAAACCAAGCTCGAGGCGGCGATCGAAGTGGTCGAAGACTACCGCGAAACGATCGATCAGGCCTGA
- a CDS encoding DUF4397 domain-containing protein gives MQVTRRTAMKAMGAAGGVTAVSGIALAAGEHPDDERPKRDENSMIDEQPADAPGAAVRVAHFSPDAPNVDVYVDGNRILSDVAYGDVSPYLEIEPGTYTVAVTAAGDPSTVAFEGDVTVEAAFYTVAAIGELGASSFEPLVLLDAGSALVRAVHASPDAPAVDVYADDELLFENLSFGESSDYIAVPAGTYTVSIRPAGDPETTVFSADVTREIGTAYTAYAIGYLEPPAGTEGREFTLKRVEDGPMGEKTKS, from the coding sequence ATGCAAGTAACACGACGCACTGCGATGAAGGCCATGGGTGCTGCCGGTGGAGTGACTGCGGTGAGCGGCATCGCGCTCGCTGCTGGCGAACACCCGGATGACGAACGGCCGAAACGCGACGAGAACTCGATGATCGACGAACAGCCAGCCGACGCGCCTGGTGCTGCCGTTCGGGTCGCGCACTTTTCTCCGGATGCGCCGAACGTCGACGTATACGTCGACGGGAACCGGATTCTCTCGGACGTCGCCTACGGTGACGTTTCGCCGTACCTCGAGATCGAACCCGGCACCTACACGGTCGCGGTTACGGCGGCCGGTGATCCGAGCACGGTCGCCTTCGAGGGCGACGTTACGGTGGAGGCTGCTTTCTACACCGTCGCAGCTATCGGCGAACTCGGCGCGAGTTCGTTCGAGCCGCTCGTCCTCCTCGACGCCGGTTCGGCTCTCGTCCGTGCGGTACACGCCTCGCCAGATGCGCCCGCCGTCGACGTCTACGCCGACGACGAACTGCTCTTCGAGAACCTGTCGTTCGGTGAATCGTCCGATTACATCGCCGTTCCCGCGGGCACGTACACCGTCTCGATCCGTCCGGCCGGCGATCCGGAGACGACGGTGTTCTCGGCCGACGTTACCCGCGAAATCGGGACCGCCTACACCGCGTACGCGATCGGCTATCTCGAGCCGCCGGCGGGGACGGAGGGCCGAGAATTCACCCTGAAACGGGTAGAAGACGGACCGATGGGCGAGAAAACGAAATCGTAG
- a CDS encoding ABC transporter ATP-binding protein, with protein sequence MSRRDFAEAAGTQMPLLRIIRTVGRPNLPYFLLGIVGTTVGTFASYADIYLIGLAIDAIFNQQAFSVPLLSESLLPESQMGLLFQTVIFLIAFKAADIIATMCGRFGFNVFAQRVLHDLRVETFDTAQRLGIEFFDTNESGDVMNVLNDDINKLEEFLTFSIRHTIWIVASLSASMIFMLELNVQLAFVVLVASPLFAGINYWFSQELEKRQDIVRAKAGSLNAQLKTSLSGIYQIKSSNAEAFETERVEQASDDHLQARWDDRRIYARQRPLMRLLSGAWLLLILVIGFYWIVVEPPMFFEGTLTAGQLIPFLIYMQRLTKPMQDFGWILEKYKEAKASAKRILGISRGDEYTPTQAEFDPSIPITQGSVEWNNVQFRYPGSSEQALTDISMSVDAGETIGIVGTTGAGKSTLTKLLLKFYVPDSGRIRVDGHDLDDIAPATLRSAVGYVSQDPYLFDRSIRENITYSYPEATDEEIKAAAKTAGIHDFVGRLPDGYHTNVGEHGEKLSGGQKQRIAIARAILQDPPLMILDEATSHVDNETESFIQRNLEELTANRTTFIIAHRISTVRTADRIFVLKDGMIREKGDHTDLLAQEGVYTDLWNIQVGDVQSVTEDSRSIDSQL encoded by the coding sequence ATGAGTAGACGCGATTTTGCCGAAGCAGCCGGGACGCAGATGCCACTATTGCGGATCATCCGAACCGTTGGGAGGCCGAACCTCCCCTACTTTCTACTTGGAATCGTGGGAACAACTGTTGGAACGTTCGCCAGTTATGCAGATATCTATTTGATCGGCCTCGCTATAGACGCTATATTCAACCAGCAGGCGTTTAGCGTACCACTGCTCTCAGAATCACTTCTCCCAGAGAGTCAGATGGGCCTGCTGTTTCAAACAGTCATCTTCCTCATTGCATTCAAGGCTGCTGACATAATTGCGACGATGTGTGGTCGATTTGGTTTCAACGTGTTTGCACAGCGCGTTCTCCACGACCTTCGCGTCGAAACCTTTGATACCGCACAACGACTCGGTATCGAATTTTTCGACACGAACGAGAGCGGTGATGTGATGAATGTTCTCAATGATGATATAAATAAACTAGAAGAGTTCCTCACGTTCAGCATTCGGCATACGATCTGGATTGTTGCCTCGTTATCCGCATCGATGATCTTCATGCTAGAGTTGAACGTTCAACTCGCGTTCGTCGTTCTCGTTGCATCCCCCCTCTTCGCAGGGATCAACTACTGGTTCTCTCAGGAACTCGAGAAACGCCAGGATATCGTCCGCGCAAAGGCAGGGTCACTGAACGCCCAATTGAAAACGAGTCTAAGTGGGATCTACCAGATCAAATCGTCCAACGCGGAGGCGTTCGAAACTGAACGGGTCGAGCAAGCGTCCGACGATCACTTGCAAGCTCGTTGGGACGATCGCAGAATATACGCCCGTCAGCGGCCACTTATGCGGCTCTTGTCGGGAGCATGGCTGCTTTTGATTCTCGTGATTGGTTTTTATTGGATCGTTGTGGAGCCACCGATGTTCTTCGAAGGCACGCTTACTGCCGGGCAACTCATTCCGTTTTTGATCTACATGCAGCGGCTAACGAAGCCAATGCAGGACTTCGGATGGATTCTTGAAAAGTACAAAGAAGCGAAAGCTTCTGCGAAACGGATCCTCGGTATCAGTAGAGGCGATGAGTATACGCCAACGCAAGCGGAGTTTGATCCATCGATACCAATTACACAGGGGAGCGTCGAATGGAACAACGTTCAGTTTCGCTATCCAGGGAGTAGTGAGCAAGCACTGACTGACATCTCGATGAGCGTCGATGCAGGTGAGACGATCGGTATCGTTGGGACGACAGGCGCAGGAAAATCGACGCTCACGAAACTGCTTCTCAAGTTCTATGTGCCGGATTCCGGTCGGATTCGAGTCGACGGTCACGACCTCGACGATATTGCACCAGCAACACTACGAAGCGCGGTTGGATACGTTAGCCAAGATCCATACCTGTTCGATCGTTCGATCAGGGAAAATATCACATATAGTTATCCAGAAGCGACGGACGAGGAAATCAAAGCCGCTGCAAAAACGGCTGGAATTCACGATTTCGTCGGTCGGCTTCCTGACGGCTACCACACGAACGTCGGTGAACACGGTGAGAAGCTATCCGGTGGCCAAAAGCAGCGGATCGCCATCGCACGAGCGATCCTTCAAGATCCCCCACTCATGATATTGGATGAGGCAACCAGCCACGTTGACAACGAAACGGAGTCGTTCATCCAACGCAACCTCGAAGAACTCACAGCGAATCGGACGACCTTCATCATTGCACATCGAATCTCTACGGTTCGTACTGCGGACCGCATTTTCGTTCTCAAAGACGGAATGATTCGTGAAAAGGGAGATCACACCGATCTATTGGCACAGGAGGGGGTCTACACCGATCTCTGGAACATCCAAGTCGGTGACGTGCAATCAGTTACCGAAGATAGCCGGTCTATCGATAGTCAGCTGTAG
- a CDS encoding 6,7-dimethyl-8-ribityllumazine synthase, producing MNVVFVHATVNGEFVDEMLSIARQRAEEQNVSVVDTIDVAGVHELPVVVEAALERDNVDGVAVFGAVVKGSTDHDQLLANNVSKQLLEQSCNHVKPVGYGIIGPDASWKEVSKRLEHYAKGAVDAVTDADAALTQAQPSD from the coding sequence ATGAACGTCGTATTCGTCCACGCGACGGTCAACGGCGAGTTCGTCGACGAAATGCTTTCTATCGCCCGTCAACGGGCCGAAGAGCAGAATGTATCCGTCGTCGACACGATCGACGTTGCGGGTGTCCACGAACTCCCTGTCGTCGTCGAAGCGGCGCTTGAACGCGACAATGTAGACGGCGTCGCGGTGTTCGGCGCTGTCGTCAAAGGAAGCACCGACCACGACCAGTTACTTGCGAACAACGTGTCCAAGCAGTTGCTCGAGCAGTCCTGCAATCACGTCAAACCGGTCGGCTACGGTATCATCGGACCGGACGCTTCGTGGAAAGAAGTCTCAAAGCGACTCGAGCATTACGCGAAGGGCGCAGTCGACGCCGTCACAGATGCGGATGCGGCGCTGACCCAGGCACAGCCCTCCGACTGA
- a CDS encoding GTP cyclohydrolase IIa — METQTQVSLFQIDDYGPWTVTPEPRYEMDLQVLQSRLFRDIARFVGSKGGYVFQTRYDNVIGITNHLDMEDHALLQESIANNFPVTVSIGVSSAPRPGEAVKQSTQILQERGSAQDPNRVEVLGGTTTSDEPAVPLVAHFDIVDVTGEYTDEISEYETFQKVMSSYLSLSEYMRSSYGALSFYAGGDNVIAICPYLKREDFEAAVEHVMEDGGPKYRVGIGHGQTIQDAGMSAKDALETCRERQESVHLELQTQVL, encoded by the coding sequence ATGGAAACACAAACACAAGTGTCGCTGTTCCAGATCGACGATTATGGTCCGTGGACGGTTACTCCCGAACCCCGCTACGAGATGGACCTACAGGTACTGCAGTCAAGATTGTTCCGCGACATCGCGAGGTTTGTCGGTAGCAAAGGCGGTTACGTTTTCCAGACGCGGTACGATAACGTCATTGGAATCACCAATCACCTCGATATGGAGGACCATGCCCTCTTACAGGAATCAATCGCGAATAATTTCCCCGTGACGGTGAGCATAGGAGTCTCTTCCGCTCCGCGTCCAGGTGAGGCGGTAAAACAGTCTACACAGATACTGCAAGAACGGGGCAGTGCTCAGGACCCGAACCGGGTCGAAGTGCTCGGCGGAACGACGACCTCCGATGAGCCTGCCGTCCCGCTCGTCGCGCACTTCGATATCGTCGATGTGACCGGAGAATACACGGACGAGATAAGCGAATACGAGACGTTCCAGAAAGTGATGTCGAGTTATTTATCACTCTCTGAATACATGAGGTCGTCGTACGGTGCCCTCTCGTTCTACGCTGGCGGTGACAACGTCATCGCGATCTGTCCATATCTCAAACGTGAGGATTTCGAGGCGGCGGTCGAGCACGTAATGGAGGATGGAGGACCCAAGTACAGGGTCGGCATCGGCCATGGTCAGACCATCCAGGACGCCGGAATGTCCGCAAAGGACGCACTCGAGACGTGTCGCGAGCGACAGGAATCCGTCCACCTCGAGTTACAGACTCAGGTACTGTGA
- a CDS encoding ABC transporter ATP-binding protein, whose translation MTVARLPQRVPPLIIGVALDSLLLHSQQYSIPLIPQHVIPTSQRGQLWFTVSVIVGAIILESIFDYMGRLAYERGTLEMIHDIRTSSYESVINFQMGYFDRTSTGDIMSVMNNDINNLKKGSEAIYQAIDFGGKLVFAFAFMVVLNWELALLVAIIPIGLALVSRFYAAVLQSHYTDVRASIGTINERINDVIDGITTVKTSNREDYERTQLRDTSEEYKQNKWSAIRIRLVYDSILYFFNSIGVWGLFLVGGYWIISGPPAVFQTTLTAGTLLTFIIYSKSFLAPVRNLAVRVIDRLQDASASAERIVSLFDSPEFSEKSRNENDMEFSEPSVEYDDVTFSYDGAEEVALDDVTLTAEPGQFIGIVGSSGAGKSTLMKLLFQFYQADRGEIRIDGQDISELDLGSLRQELGYVSQDPVMFPGTVRENIIYGSPAQRRDESTIQEAAKVAGAHEFIEALPEGYDTTVGESGSQLSGGQRQRIALARVFYHDPSVLVLDEATSHVDNETEMIIQQNLQGQFDTQTIFAIAHRLSTLRNADRILVFDDGEIVERGIHEELLEMDGLYANLWRIQTGEVHFPDTMSSEYSQMANE comes from the coding sequence GTGACGGTCGCTCGACTGCCACAGCGCGTTCCGCCGCTTATTATCGGTGTTGCGCTGGATTCACTCCTCTTACATAGTCAGCAGTACTCGATTCCGCTCATCCCCCAGCACGTGATTCCGACTTCACAGAGGGGACAACTGTGGTTTACCGTCTCCGTGATTGTCGGCGCCATCATACTCGAAAGTATCTTCGACTACATGGGTCGACTTGCCTACGAACGCGGGACGCTGGAGATGATTCACGACATACGAACGAGTAGCTACGAATCCGTCATCAACTTCCAGATGGGGTACTTCGATAGGACGTCGACAGGTGATATCATGAGCGTGATGAACAACGATATTAACAACTTGAAGAAGGGCTCGGAGGCGATCTACCAGGCCATCGACTTCGGTGGAAAGCTCGTCTTCGCGTTCGCGTTCATGGTCGTTTTGAACTGGGAATTGGCGCTGTTAGTCGCAATTATTCCGATCGGCCTCGCTCTCGTGAGCCGCTTCTACGCTGCCGTCCTCCAGTCCCACTACACGGATGTCCGTGCGAGCATTGGTACGATCAATGAACGTATCAATGACGTAATCGACGGGATCACGACAGTCAAAACGTCGAATCGGGAAGATTACGAGCGGACCCAGCTACGGGATACATCGGAGGAATACAAGCAGAACAAGTGGTCGGCGATACGAATCAGGCTTGTCTACGATAGCATCCTCTATTTTTTCAACTCGATTGGCGTGTGGGGGCTGTTCTTGGTAGGCGGATACTGGATCATAAGCGGCCCACCGGCCGTCTTCCAGACGACGCTCACCGCGGGTACACTGTTGACGTTCATCATCTACTCGAAATCGTTCCTCGCTCCTGTGAGAAACCTAGCTGTGAGAGTAATCGATCGCCTACAAGACGCCTCAGCCTCCGCCGAACGAATCGTCTCCCTGTTCGATTCACCGGAGTTCTCCGAGAAATCCCGAAACGAGAATGACATGGAGTTTTCGGAGCCGTCTGTCGAATACGACGATGTAACTTTCAGCTACGACGGTGCCGAGGAGGTAGCTCTTGATGATGTCACTCTCACTGCCGAACCGGGCCAGTTCATCGGTATTGTCGGATCGAGTGGTGCAGGGAAATCGACACTGATGAAGCTGCTGTTCCAGTTCTACCAGGCAGACAGGGGAGAGATCCGTATCGACGGACAAGACATCTCTGAGCTCGATTTGGGCAGTCTCAGACAGGAGCTAGGCTATGTTAGTCAGGATCCAGTCATGTTTCCCGGAACAGTCAGGGAGAACATCATCTATGGCAGTCCTGCCCAAAGGAGAGACGAGTCCACCATCCAAGAAGCAGCGAAGGTAGCGGGTGCACACGAGTTCATCGAGGCGCTACCCGAGGGGTACGACACCACGGTCGGTGAGAGCGGAAGCCAACTTTCCGGTGGGCAGCGACAACGGATAGCGTTGGCCCGCGTGTTCTATCACGATCCGTCAGTACTCGTTCTCGACGAAGCAACGAGCCACGTAGACAATGAGACGGAGATGATCATTCAGCAGAATTTACAAGGGCAGTTCGATACTCAGACGATCTTCGCGATTGCTCACCGTCTCTCGACACTTCGAAATGCAGATCGTATCCTGGTCTTCGACGACGGCGAAATCGTCGAGCGTGGAATCCATGAAGAGTTGCTCGAAATGGATGGCTTGTACGCGAACCTCTGGCGTATTCAGACTGGTGAAGTACACTTTCCCGATACCATGAGTAGCGAATACTCGCAGATGGCAAATGAGTAG
- the uvrB gene encoding excinuclease ABC subunit UvrB, with protein MSETRGPLQPDRPDVDLSFDVDAPFEPAGDQPDAIDQLADGFRSGMDKQTLLGVTGSGKTNTVSWVFEEIEKPTLVIAHNKTLAAQLYEEFRNLFPDNAVEYFVSYYDYYQPEAYVEQTDTYIDKDASINDEIDRLRHSATRSLLTREDVIVVASVSAIYGLGDPRNYIDMSLRLEVGEDVGRDDLLAQLVDLNYERNDVDFTQGTFRVRGDTIEIYPMYGRYAVRVELWGDEIDRMVKVDPLEGTTQGEQQAVLIHPAEHYSIPETKLEQAMDEIRDDLDARISYFERQGDLIAAQRIEERTTFDLEMMQETGYCSGIENYSVYLSDRDSGDAPYTLLDYFPDDFLTVVDESHVTLPQVRGQYAGDKSRKDSLVENGFRLPTAYDNRPLTFEEFEEKTDQTLYVSATPGDYEREESDQIVEQIVRPTHLVDPKVEVSPASGQVDDLMDRIDERIDRDERTLVTTLTKRMAEDLTEYLEEAGVDVAYMHDETDTLERHEIIRSLRLGEIDVLVGINLLREGLDIPEVSLVAILDADQEGFLRSETTLVQTMGRAARNVNGEVVLYADDPSNAMESAIEETQRRREIQQEYNEEHGYEPTTIEKEIGETNLPGSKTDTSEVSGRSLADEDEAERYIAELEDRMQEAASNLEFELAADIRDRIREVREEFELEGDDDEGIAPPTEEF; from the coding sequence ATGAGTGAGACTCGAGGCCCCTTGCAGCCGGATCGGCCGGACGTCGATCTGTCCTTCGACGTCGACGCCCCGTTCGAGCCCGCTGGCGATCAGCCCGACGCGATCGACCAGTTGGCCGACGGATTCCGGTCGGGGATGGACAAACAGACCTTGCTTGGCGTGACCGGCTCGGGAAAGACCAACACCGTCTCGTGGGTGTTCGAGGAGATCGAAAAGCCGACGCTGGTGATCGCTCACAACAAGACGCTGGCGGCCCAGCTCTACGAGGAGTTCCGGAACCTGTTCCCGGACAACGCCGTCGAGTACTTCGTCTCCTACTACGACTACTACCAGCCCGAGGCCTACGTCGAGCAGACCGACACCTACATCGACAAGGACGCCTCGATCAACGACGAGATCGACCGCCTTCGCCACTCCGCGACCCGCTCGCTGCTCACGCGGGAGGACGTGATCGTCGTCGCGTCAGTGTCGGCGATTTACGGTCTCGGCGACCCCCGCAACTATATCGACATGTCGCTGCGACTCGAGGTCGGGGAGGACGTCGGCCGCGACGACCTGCTCGCACAGCTCGTCGATCTGAACTACGAGCGCAACGACGTCGACTTCACGCAGGGCACCTTCCGCGTGCGCGGCGACACGATAGAAATATACCCGATGTACGGCCGGTACGCTGTTCGCGTCGAACTCTGGGGCGACGAAATCGACCGCATGGTCAAGGTCGACCCCCTCGAGGGGACGACGCAGGGCGAGCAACAGGCCGTCCTGATCCACCCCGCTGAACACTACTCGATCCCGGAGACGAAACTCGAGCAGGCGATGGACGAGATCCGCGACGATCTGGACGCTCGTATCTCGTACTTCGAGCGCCAGGGCGACCTGATCGCCGCCCAGCGCATCGAGGAGCGAACCACGTTCGACCTCGAGATGATGCAGGAGACGGGGTACTGCTCGGGGATCGAGAACTACTCCGTCTACCTTTCGGATCGAGACTCTGGCGACGCGCCGTACACGCTGCTCGACTACTTCCCCGATGACTTCCTCACCGTGGTCGACGAATCGCACGTAACGCTGCCGCAGGTTCGCGGACAGTACGCCGGCGACAAGTCCCGCAAGGATTCGCTGGTCGAGAACGGTTTCCGGCTGCCGACCGCCTACGACAACCGCCCGCTCACCTTCGAGGAGTTCGAGGAGAAGACCGACCAGACCCTGTACGTCAGCGCGACCCCCGGCGACTACGAGCGCGAGGAGAGCGATCAGATCGTCGAACAGATCGTCCGTCCCACACACCTCGTCGACCCGAAGGTCGAGGTCTCGCCCGCCAGCGGACAGGTCGACGACCTCATGGACCGCATCGACGAACGGATCGACCGCGACGAACGCACTCTCGTCACCACCCTCACGAAGCGCATGGCCGAGGACCTGACCGAGTACCTCGAAGAGGCCGGGGTCGACGTGGCCTACATGCACGACGAGACGGACACCCTGGAGCGCCACGAAATCATCCGCTCGCTTCGTTTGGGCGAAATCGACGTCCTCGTAGGGATCAACCTCCTGCGGGAGGGTCTGGACATCCCGGAGGTCTCGCTGGTGGCGATTCTCGACGCCGATCAGGAGGGTTTCCTCCGCTCGGAGACGACCCTGGTTCAGACGATGGGTCGCGCCGCGCGAAACGTCAACGGCGAGGTCGTCCTCTACGCCGACGACCCCTCGAACGCGATGGAGTCTGCCATCGAGGAGACCCAGCGTCGCCGCGAGATTCAACAGGAGTACAACGAAGAACACGGCTACGAACCCACGACGATCGAGAAGGAGATCGGCGAGACCAATCTCCCGGGCAGCAAGACCGACACCAGTGAGGTCTCCGGCCGCTCGCTCGCAGACGAGGACGAAGCCGAGCGGTACATCGCCGAGCTCGAGGACCGAATGCAAGAGGCAGCGAGCAACCTCGAGTTCGAACTGGCAGCGGACATTCGGGACCGGATTCGGGAAGTGCGCGAGGAGTTCGAACTGGAAGGCGACGATGACGAGGGTATCGCGCCGCCGACCGAGGAGTTCTGA
- the ribC gene encoding riboflavin synthase, translating to MPDLESKIIGVTDTTWAEYDMGQFAMNTINENCNADVERYTVPGYNEQPVAAKRLITEHDCDIVVAVGMASPYSHNKDFLHTASKGLQEVALETNTHILEAYVAIDEAKGPEGLVDIVEDRVMAHTENAISLLRGKTELCPKVGKGVRQGSSNEGLLIDGDQ from the coding sequence ATGCCAGACTTGGAGTCGAAGATTATCGGCGTCACGGATACCACGTGGGCTGAGTATGACATGGGACAGTTTGCGATGAACACCATCAACGAGAACTGTAATGCCGACGTCGAACGGTATACGGTGCCCGGCTACAACGAACAGCCAGTGGCAGCGAAACGTTTGATCACTGAGCATGACTGTGACATCGTGGTCGCAGTCGGGATGGCGAGTCCATACTCTCACAACAAGGACTTTCTCCATACTGCGTCGAAGGGACTGCAGGAAGTAGCACTCGAGACAAACACACATATTCTCGAGGCTTACGTCGCTATCGACGAGGCCAAAGGTCCTGAGGGCCTCGTCGACATCGTCGAAGACCGAGTCATGGCACACACGGAAAATGCCATTAGCCTGCTTCGCGGCAAGACCGAACTCTGTCCGAAGGTGGGCAAAGGCGTCCGTCAGGGGAGTTCGAACGAAGGCCTGTTAATCGACGGTGATCAGTGA